A region from the Eulemur rufifrons isolate Redbay chromosome 21, OSU_ERuf_1, whole genome shotgun sequence genome encodes:
- the TCHP gene encoding trichoplein keratin filament-binding protein gives MALPTLPSYWCSRRLLSQQMARQREQEARLRQQWDENSRYFRTSDICSSKQAEWSSTTSYQRSMHAYQREKMKEEKRKSLEARREKLRQLMLEEQDLLARELEELRLSMNSRERRLWEQHRNLKSAREEHRKLIAEQLLYEHWKNNDPKLREIELDLHKKHVVNCWETQKEEKKQQEATEEQEKKRYENEYERARREALERMRAEEERRQLEDKLQAEALRQQMEELKLKEVEATKLKKEQENLLKQRWELERLEEERKQRAAFRQKAELGRFLRHQYNAQLNRRTQQIQEELEADKRILQALLEKEGENQRMHLARREQAAADVVWMKQVIEEQLQLEKAREAELQMLLREEAKEMWEKREAEWARERSARDRLMHEVLTGRQQQIQEKIEQNRRAQEESLKHREQLIQSLEEARESARREKEEREGLKSARKQELEAQVAERQLQAWEADQEEEEEEEEARQAEQLTNALLQQEAKTMAEQGYRPKPYGHPKIAWN, from the exons ATGGCTCTCCCCACACTGCCCTCCTACTGGTGCAGCCGGAGGCTCCTGAGTCAGCAGATGGCGCGACAGCGAGAGCAGGAGGCCCGGCTGCGGCAGCAGTGGGATGAGAACAGCCGCTACTTCAGGACGTCTGACATCTGCAGCTCCAAACAGGCAGAATGGAGCTCCACAACCTCCTACCAGCGGAG CATGCATGCCTATCAGCGGGAGAAGAtgaaggaggagaagaggaagagtcTGGAGGCCCGACGAGAGAAACTCAGGCAGCTCATGCTGGAGGAGCAGGACCTGCTGGCCAGAGAGCTGGAGGAGCTGAGGCTGAGCATGAACTCTCGGGAAAGAAGACTCTGGGAGCAGCACAGGAATCTCAAATCAGCCCGAGAAGAGCACAGGAAACTG ATTGCTGAACAGCTTCTGTATGAACACTGGAAGAACAACGACCCGAAACTTCGAGAG ATCGAGCTGGACCTTCACAAGAAGCATGTGGTAAACTGTTGGGAAacgcagaaagaagaaaaaaaacag CAAGAAGCCACGGAAGAGCAAGAGAAGAAACGGTATGAAAATGAATACGAAAGGGCCCGAAGGGAAGCGCTCGAGCGGATGAGAGCGGAAGAGGAGCGGCGGCAACTAGAGGATAAGCTGCAGGCCGAGGCGCTGCGGCAGCAGATGGAGGAGCTGAAGCTGAAGGAGGTGGAG GCCACCAAACTGAAGAAGGAGCAGGAGAATCTGCTGAAGCAGCGGTGGGAGCTGGAGAggctggaggaagagaggaagcagaGGGCAGCCTTCCGGCAGAAGGCGGAGCTGGG GCGCTTTCTGAGACATCAGTATAATGCACAGCTCAACAGACGGACACAGCAGATCCAGGAGGAACTG GAGGCAGACAAGCGGATCCTGCAGGCGCTGCTGGAGAAGGAGGGTGAGAACCAGCGTATGCACCTGGCCAGGAGGGAGCAGGCCGCGGCCGACGTGGTCTGGATGAAGCAGGTCATCGAGGAGCAGCTGCAGCTGGAGAAGGCGCGGGAGGCGGAGCTGCAGATGCTGCTGAG GGAGGAGGCCAAGGAGATGTgggaaaagagagaggcagagtggGCCCGAGAGCGGAGCGCGAGGGACAGACTGATGCACGAG GTTCTGACAGGGAGACAACAACAAATACAAGAGAAGATTGAACAAAACCGACGGGCACAGGAGGAATCCCTAAAACACAGGGAGCAACTCATCCAAAGTCTTGAGGAGGCAAGAGAGTCAGCTCGCCGTGAGAAAGAGGAGCGTGAAGGACTGAAATCGGCCAGGAAACAGGAGCTGGAAGCTCAG GTCGCGGAGCGCCAGCTGCAGGCCTGGGAAGCagaccaggaggaggaggaggaagaggaggaggccagACAGGCAGAGCAGCTCACCAACGCCCTGCTGCAGCAGGAGGCAAAGACGATGGCTGAGCAGGGCTACCGGCCTAAG ccTTACGGACATCCCAAAATTGCTTGGAACTGA